The DNA sequence TCCGGGCCCGCAGCGGGCAGGTGATTTACCGGGGCACCGACATCACCCGGGCACCCGCCCACCAGATCGTGCGCATGGGTATCAGCCAGTGTCCCGAAGGGCGCAAGATATTTGTCAACCTTACCGTACTGGAGAACCTGGAGATGGGTGCGTACACCCGTTCCGACAAGGCCGAGATTCAGGATAGCCTGGACCGGGTCTTCCACCATTTCCCCCGGCTCAAGGAGCGCATCAGGCAGGTCGCCGGAACCCTCTCCGGAGGCGAGCAACAGATGCTGGCCATGGGCAGAGCCCTGATGGCCAGGCCCCAGGCGCTGCTGCTCGACGAGCCCTCGATGGGGCTGTCACCCATCCTGGTTCAGGAGATATTTGCCATCGTCCAGGACATCAACAAGAGCGGCACCACCGTCCTGCTGGTGGAGCAAAACGCAGCCATGGCTCTTTCCATCGCCCATCGAGGCTACGTGCTGGAGACCGGTCGCATCGTCATTCAGGGGTCCGCAGAGAATCTGCGGCTCGATCCCAGGGTGAGGGCTGCCTATCTCGGGGACGTGGTGGCGGCGTCGTAGGGCGGCCAGGGCTAGCGGCGATGAAGGTTGCGGGCGGCCACGAAGGCCAGGCCGTTCTCGGTGAGGGCCCGGGCCGTGCGGTTGACCGCCTCGTGTTTGTCCAGGTAGTTCCGTTCCAGGTAGGCCATGTCCGCCGCGGCCAGGATTTCGTCTTTGGGGCGGAAATAGTCCAGGATGTCGGACGGGTGATCGCGGGTCACCTCCACCTCGGGGTCGCCGCCCTCGTGCTTGGCGGAGATGTTGGGTACGCGGGACGCCAGGTCCACCAGCTCCTCCCGCCGGTTGTAAGGTTGGCGGACGATGCTCTTGTGGGTCTCGGTGATATGGTGCTCCAGGCGTACCCGGTCCTCCAGGCCCAGCTCCTTCCTCACGTATGAGCAGAGCTCCAGGGTGCGGTTGTTCACCGAGTTGCTCAGGTTGAGGCCGGCCAGCGGCGTGGAGCCATCCTCGCGGGCGAAGAGGCGGGCTGCCACCAGCGTCCACAGGAAGAAATAGGGGTTGTCGTGCCCCGCATACACCGAGATCTTGAAGCTGATGTCGATGCCCAGCCGGTGCAGGATGAAGCCCAGCAGGATGGTACCGAAGTTGAAGTTCAGCACCTGGTTGATGCCATACTGGGTGTAGTAGTAGAGGTACTCGTCGATCCACTGCAGCGGGTGCTCGTTCGGTTGACCGATGCCTCCGAAATAACCGGTGATGGTCTCGGGCCCGCCCAGGTGGACGTTGGACCCGTCCGTGCCCTTGGTATCCAGGGTCTCCACCCATGTGGCGCCTATGATCTGCATGGCCGCCGCCATCGCCACGATGTCCCCCTGATCGGCTTCCTGCTCCCGCATCCTGCGCACCCGGATGTACCTTCCCGGCATGATCTCCTGGCGGTCGATGGCCTGCTTTGCTTCTGCGATCAACCAGGGGAAGTACTGCAGGGCGCTGATCTCCAGGGTGACGGCCCTGCCCTCGTCGAAGTACATGGTGTCCGCCTGGTCGCCCAGGATCCGGCGCCGGTAGGTGGAGATGCTCACGAAGGCCCCCCGGTCTCGCTCGGAGGCCAGCCATTCCAGGTCCTCCAGGTAGGGCGAGTGCAGGTTGCGCAACCGGGCCATGAGGTTGGGGAGCTGCCGGGCCTCGCGGGCGCGGGCGTTGATCTCCTCGGGAGTGCCGTACCTGGTTACGATGCGGAGCGCCTCGTTCACCAGGCGGTTGTCGGGATCGAGGAGGAAACGGTTGATTTCCTCCAGGGCGGCCGTCTCCAGTCGCAGGCGATCCCTCAGCATGCCTTTTCACTCCTTCTGCCGGTATGGGGTGCCGGTCCGGCGGTCCCTTCCCGCCATCGGGGCTGCTTATCGTGGGCTGTGCCGTGCCCTATTTCAGGCGTTCCCGGACCAGCGCTTCCAGGCGGGCTGCCTCTCCCGCCTTCATGCCGTAACAGTGTTCGGGCGCGGGGAAGCGACCGCTCACCACATCGTCCATGTACTCGCGGAACGCCTTCAGGATGGTCTCGTTCAAGCTGGCATACTTCTTCACGAACCGGGGGGTGAAGGCCTCGAAAAAACCCAGCATGTCGTGCACGATGAGGAGCTGGCCGTGGCAGTTCGGTCCCGCCCCGATCCCGATGATGGGGATGGATGCCCTTTCCGCCACGATCCTGCCCACCTCGGGAGGCACCGCTTCCAGCAGGATGGCAAAGGCGCCCGCCTCTTCGATGATGCGGGCGTCTTCGATGACCCGCAGGGCGGTATCCACGTCGCGGGCCTGGGCCCGGAATCCCCCCAGCTGGGCGATGGACTGGGGGGTCAACCCCAGGTGCCCCATGACGGGGATGGTGGCCCTGGTGAGGGCTTCCACCACGTCCGCCACGTTGCGGCCGCCTTCCAGCTTCACGGCGTCGCACCCCGCCTCGGCCATGAACCGGCCCGCGTTGCGGATGGCCTCTTCCCTGTTAACCTGGTAGGACATGTATGGCATGTCACCTATGAGGAATGCCCCTGGTGCGCCCCGGCGGACGGCCTGGGCGTGCACCACCATGACGTCCATGGTGGCAGGCAGCGTGCTGTCGTATCCCAGGACCGTCATGGCCAGGGAATCGCCCACCAGGATGATGTCGACCCCGGCCTTCTCTTCCAGCAGGGCCGTGGGGTAATCGTAGCAGGTGAGCATGGTGATCTTCTCCCCGCGGGCCCGCTTCTGATACAGGTAGGGGATGGTGACCTTCTCCCTTGCCACGTTAGGACCTCCTTTCCTTGCTGCCAGGGTATGGTTCGCCGGCCCCCGACCTTTTCCTGCTGCCAAGGCGCTTCACTGGGAAGGCGTGGAGGTCGATATTCCTTGGGGGTGAGATCGTGCCCGCTATGCAGGAGTTTGCATTATGTCGCCGGTGTGGCGCACGGATCCCGGCAGGAGGCGTGGCCGGGTACTGTCCCGATTGCGCCCGAGAGCTGGTAGCCCACATCAAGAAAGTAATGCCCCCCGACTCCCAGAAGCGGGTCATCCCCGCGCCTCCGGGGCGCTCGACCGGGTCCCGGACGGCGGGCGGCTTGCTTTACACCACCCGGGAGCGCTGCCCTGTTTGCAGCAACACCTTTTCTGCCACCCGGGTGGCCATGAGCCGGCTGCGGGTCGAGGAGCGAGGGCCTGACTTCTACGTGCGCTACTCCCCCCTTGACCCCAACCTGTATCAGGTGTGGGTATGTCCGGTCTGCGGGTATGCGGCTCCCCAGGGTGCCTTTGCCCCCCTGTTCCCGGACGAGCGGGAACGGGTGGCGGCCGCTGGCCTCCGCCTGCGGGAGCAGGGTGAAGTGTTGATGCGCGAGATCCTCTCCGACCTGGAGCCCGAGCCACCCGCCTGCGAGGGATCGCCAGCGGCCGGGGACGAAGCGAGTGCCCCACCCGCCGCGGGCGGGGGGACTGTCCCCGCTGGCGGCGGGGAGGCAGTTGCCCGGGCCGGCCCGGCGGAGGCTGCGGCTGTCGCCGATAGCACGGAGGGAGGCAGGCCGCCTGCCGACGTGGTGACCGAATACCGGCGTGCCCTTTACTTTGCCCGCTGCCGGCGCCTCGCTCACGGTATTGCGGCGGGGCTGTACCTCCGTCTGGGATGGATTTACCGTGCGCGGGGCGACACCGAGCGGGATGGGCAGCTCTGCGCGCGTGCTCTGGATGAGTACATGCAGGCATACGAGGGCGAGGACGGCCTGCCCGGGAATATGGACCAGTTCGCTGCTGCCTACCTCCTCGGAGTTCTGAGCATGCGCCTGGGTCGGGTGCGGGAGGCAGCCCACTACCTGGGGCAGGTGGTCAGCCCCCGGTCGGGAGCCGAGCCGGCCATCCGCAAGATGGCCCAGGACCAGTGGTACGAGTTGCAGCGCGTATGGCAAAGCAATTGACAGGTTCCTGCCAGCTCTGGTATGTTGGGGGGGAGTCAGGGGACAGGCCAGGGGGGTGGGGTTTTTGGAAGACCCCGGCTTTTCCCAGCGGGTGGCTGCTATCGAGGAGCTACTGCGGCTGGTGGCCAGGGCGGTGCGGCTCCACGGCCGGGAGATCCTGTCCCAGTTCGACATTACCCCTCCTCAGTTCGATGCCCTGCTGGTTCTCGACAGCAATGAAGGTATCACCATGGGTGAGTTGTGCCAGAGGATGCACCTTGCCTGCAGCACTGCCACCGATCTCATCGATCGCATGGAGAGGTCCGGTCTCCTGGAGCGGGTGCGCGACCCCCACGACCGGCGCGTGATCAGGCTGAAAGTGAGGCCGCGGGGGCAGGAGGTGCTCAACGCCGTGATGGATGCCCGGCGCAGGTACCTGGCCGGGGTCCTCCGCCGCCTGGACGATCAGGAACTGGAGGATCTGGCCAGACGTCTGCGGCAGGTGTACGGGCTGATGGCGGGGGAGATGGCGTCCGGGTGACCCTGCCCCTCGAGCATGAACGGTGTCGCCCCGTAGGGTTGATGGATTCGGGGGCGGGCGGCCTCTCCGTGGTGCGGCTGTTGCGCAGGCGCTTTCCCGCCGAAAACGTGGTGTATGCGGCCGACACCGGTCGCATGCCATACGGCACCCGGCCTCCTTCCCGGGTGCGAGAGTTTACCTCCCAGGTCCTGCGTTTCCTCGCCGGGCAGGGCGTGA is a window from the Bacillota bacterium genome containing:
- a CDS encoding ABC transporter ATP-binding protein; translation: MFLEVKDLNVYYGAIQAIHGISFQVDQGEIVTLIGANGAGKSTTLRTISGLVRARSGQVIYRGTDITRAPAHQIVRMGISQCPEGRKIFVNLTVLENLEMGAYTRSDKAEIQDSLDRVFHHFPRLKERIRQVAGTLSGGEQQMLAMGRALMARPQALLLDEPSMGLSPILVQEIFAIVQDINKSGTTVLLVEQNAAMALSIAHRGYVLETGRIVIQGSAENLRLDPRVRAAYLGDVVAAS
- the panB gene encoding 3-methyl-2-oxobutanoate hydroxymethyltransferase is translated as MAREKVTIPYLYQKRARGEKITMLTCYDYPTALLEEKAGVDIILVGDSLAMTVLGYDSTLPATMDVMVVHAQAVRRGAPGAFLIGDMPYMSYQVNREEAIRNAGRFMAEAGCDAVKLEGGRNVADVVEALTRATIPVMGHLGLTPQSIAQLGGFRAQARDVDTALRVIEDARIIEEAGAFAILLEAVPPEVGRIVAERASIPIIGIGAGPNCHGQLLIVHDMLGFFEAFTPRFVKKYASLNETILKAFREYMDDVVSGRFPAPEHCYGMKAGEAARLEALVRERLK
- a CDS encoding DUF2225 domain-containing protein translates to MQEFALCRRCGARIPAGGVAGYCPDCARELVAHIKKVMPPDSQKRVIPAPPGRSTGSRTAGGLLYTTRERCPVCSNTFSATRVAMSRLRVEERGPDFYVRYSPLDPNLYQVWVCPVCGYAAPQGAFAPLFPDERERVAAAGLRLREQGEVLMREILSDLEPEPPACEGSPAAGDEASAPPAAGGGTVPAGGGEAVARAGPAEAAAVADSTEGGRPPADVVTEYRRALYFARCRRLAHGIAAGLYLRLGWIYRARGDTERDGQLCARALDEYMQAYEGEDGLPGNMDQFAAAYLLGVLSMRLGRVREAAHYLGQVVSPRSGAEPAIRKMAQDQWYELQRVWQSN
- a CDS encoding MarR family transcriptional regulator encodes the protein MEDPGFSQRVAAIEELLRLVARAVRLHGREILSQFDITPPQFDALLVLDSNEGITMGELCQRMHLACSTATDLIDRMERSGLLERVRDPHDRRVIRLKVRPRGQEVLNAVMDARRRYLAGVLRRLDDQELEDLARRLRQVYGLMAGEMASG